Proteins found in one Parasteatoda tepidariorum isolate YZ-2023 chromosome 7, CAS_Ptep_4.0, whole genome shotgun sequence genomic segment:
- the LOC107445162 gene encoding ubiquitin carboxyl-terminal hydrolase 3 isoform X2 has protein sequence MICMDCENYSAYCYICDDFLVNDCKELNFLRELLQSTNEGESNKSVKRQVLIVEEEENKRCKRYKKGIKKKGYCKARVSGLRNLGNTCFMNAVLQSLSNIKQFSCYFKELPSLEHKNHKNGKKNNHIKSNSNGNDVLLAEELRKTLISLRQGSKSAISPESLFAVIWKVVPRFRGYQQQDAHEFLRYMLDRLHMELLNILPYPKDQSTFFIGAKGKATIVTTIFGGILQNEVTCLACGTESKKHDPFLDLSLDIPPTALGKPLSNKPKEEELPSLQLIDCLSSFTELEELADSELYLCHSCKIKQRSTKRFWIRRLPNVLCLHLKRFRWNNFFRTKIDNYINFPIQGLDMNKFILVNRHETRGTSSGSTLYDLAAVIVHHGTGAGSGHYTAYATHDGCWHHFNDSSVTVTDEKTVASCKAYILFYIRREVNLTPFSV, from the exons ATGATTTGCATGGACTGTGAAAATTATTCTGCTtattg ctatataTGTGATGATTTCTTAGTCAATGACTGCAAGgaacttaattttcttcgaGAGCTATTGCAATCAACTAATGA GGGAGAAAGCAATAAATCAGTCAAGCGACAAGTTTTGATtgttgaagaagaagaaaataaaagatgtaaaagatataaaaaa ggaataaaaaagaaaggttATTGTAAAGCTAGAGTATCTGGACTTAGAAATTTAGGAAATACTTGCTTTATGAATGCAGTTTTACAGTCTTTGAG cAATATCAAGCAGTTTTCTTGTTACTTCAAAGAACTACCGTCATTAGAAcacaaaaatcacaaaaacggaaagaaaaataatcatatcaAAAGTAATAGCAATGGAAATGATgt ATTATTGGCAGAAGAATTACGAAAAACTCTTATTTCACTACGACAGGGTAGCAAAAGTGCTATATCTCCTGAATCCTTGTTTGCTGTAATTTGGAAAGTAGTTCCTCGATTCCG tggtTACCAACAACAAGATGCTCATGAATTTTTAAGATACATGTTGGATCGACTCCACATGGAATTGCTGAACATACTACCTTATCCTAAAGATCAGAGTACCTTCTTCATTGGAGCTAAGGGAAAAGCAACAATTGTTACTACAATATTTGGTggcattttgcaaaatgaagTGACTTGTCTTGCTTGTGGTACAGAATCCAAAAAGCATGATCCTTTTTTAg ATCTCTCGCTAGACATTCCACCTACTGCACTAGGAAAACCATTATCCAATAAGCCAAAAGAAGAAGAACTACCTAGTCTTCAGTTGATTG actgtCTGAGTAGTTTTACTGAACTTGAAGAATTAGCTGATAGTGAATTGTACCTTTGCCActcttgtaaaattaaacaaagatcAACTAAAAGATTTTGGATCCGCCGCCTACCAAAT GTATTATGTTTACATCTCAAACGCTTTAGGTGGAACAATTtctttagaacaaaaatagacaattacattaattttccaATTCAAGGCCTTGATATGAATAAATTCATTCTGGTTAATAGG cATGAAACTAGAGGAACTTCAAGTGGTAGTACACTATATGATTTAGCTGCTGTGATAGTCCATCATGGAACAGG tGCCGGTTCTGGTCATTATACTGCATATGCTACTCATGATG ggTGTTGGCATCATTTCAATGATAGTTCAGTCACAGTGACTGATGAAAAAACTGTTGCTAGTTGCAAAGCTTATATTCTTTTCTACATTCGCAGAGAGGTGAATTTGACACCTTTTAGTGTATAA
- the LOC107445162 gene encoding ubiquitin carboxyl-terminal hydrolase 3 isoform X1, producing the protein MECPHLNNSIKIVKSVNRDKSLEWNCFTCNTNKSPWICIHCGVINCGRYVNGHAKAHFEEDNNHMICMDCENYSAYCYICDDFLVNDCKELNFLRELLQSTNEGESNKSVKRQVLIVEEEENKRCKRYKKGIKKKGYCKARVSGLRNLGNTCFMNAVLQSLSNIKQFSCYFKELPSLEHKNHKNGKKNNHIKSNSNGNDVLLAEELRKTLISLRQGSKSAISPESLFAVIWKVVPRFRGYQQQDAHEFLRYMLDRLHMELLNILPYPKDQSTFFIGAKGKATIVTTIFGGILQNEVTCLACGTESKKHDPFLDLSLDIPPTALGKPLSNKPKEEELPSLQLIDCLSSFTELEELADSELYLCHSCKIKQRSTKRFWIRRLPNVLCLHLKRFRWNNFFRTKIDNYINFPIQGLDMNKFILVNRHETRGTSSGSTLYDLAAVIVHHGTGAGSGHYTAYATHDGCWHHFNDSSVTVTDEKTVASCKAYILFYIRREVNLTPFSV; encoded by the exons ATGGAATGCCCCCATCTAaacaattctattaaaattgtgaaatccGTCAATAGAGATAAATCCCTAGAATGGAATTGTTTTA ctTGTAACACAAATAAAAGTCCATGGATTTGTATTCACTGTGGTGTTATAAATTGTGGAAG gTACGTTAATGGACATGCCAAAGCCCATTTTGAAGAAGACAATAATCACATGATTTGCATGGACTGTGAAAATTATTCTGCTtattg ctatataTGTGATGATTTCTTAGTCAATGACTGCAAGgaacttaattttcttcgaGAGCTATTGCAATCAACTAATGA GGGAGAAAGCAATAAATCAGTCAAGCGACAAGTTTTGATtgttgaagaagaagaaaataaaagatgtaaaagatataaaaaa ggaataaaaaagaaaggttATTGTAAAGCTAGAGTATCTGGACTTAGAAATTTAGGAAATACTTGCTTTATGAATGCAGTTTTACAGTCTTTGAG cAATATCAAGCAGTTTTCTTGTTACTTCAAAGAACTACCGTCATTAGAAcacaaaaatcacaaaaacggaaagaaaaataatcatatcaAAAGTAATAGCAATGGAAATGATgt ATTATTGGCAGAAGAATTACGAAAAACTCTTATTTCACTACGACAGGGTAGCAAAAGTGCTATATCTCCTGAATCCTTGTTTGCTGTAATTTGGAAAGTAGTTCCTCGATTCCG tggtTACCAACAACAAGATGCTCATGAATTTTTAAGATACATGTTGGATCGACTCCACATGGAATTGCTGAACATACTACCTTATCCTAAAGATCAGAGTACCTTCTTCATTGGAGCTAAGGGAAAAGCAACAATTGTTACTACAATATTTGGTggcattttgcaaaatgaagTGACTTGTCTTGCTTGTGGTACAGAATCCAAAAAGCATGATCCTTTTTTAg ATCTCTCGCTAGACATTCCACCTACTGCACTAGGAAAACCATTATCCAATAAGCCAAAAGAAGAAGAACTACCTAGTCTTCAGTTGATTG actgtCTGAGTAGTTTTACTGAACTTGAAGAATTAGCTGATAGTGAATTGTACCTTTGCCActcttgtaaaattaaacaaagatcAACTAAAAGATTTTGGATCCGCCGCCTACCAAAT GTATTATGTTTACATCTCAAACGCTTTAGGTGGAACAATTtctttagaacaaaaatagacaattacattaattttccaATTCAAGGCCTTGATATGAATAAATTCATTCTGGTTAATAGG cATGAAACTAGAGGAACTTCAAGTGGTAGTACACTATATGATTTAGCTGCTGTGATAGTCCATCATGGAACAGG tGCCGGTTCTGGTCATTATACTGCATATGCTACTCATGATG ggTGTTGGCATCATTTCAATGATAGTTCAGTCACAGTGACTGATGAAAAAACTGTTGCTAGTTGCAAAGCTTATATTCTTTTCTACATTCGCAGAGAGGTGAATTTGACACCTTTTAGTGTATAA